The following is a genomic window from Pedobacter sp. KBS0701.
TTTTGAATTATATAAAATCACCAGGGATTTCGCCGGTTTTAAAGGTGATGAACTGGTTTATGATTTATATACCGGTGCAGGTACTATCGCGAATTTTATTGCAAAAAACGTGAAGCAGGTAGTAGGTGTCGAATATGTGCCAACCGCAATTGAAGATGCGAAGTTTAACTCCGAATTAAACGGGATTGATAATACCATCTTTTATGCTGGCGATATGAAAGATATCCTTACTTCAGAATTTATATTGGCGCATGGTAAACCAGATGTGGTTATTACCGATCCGCCACGCGCTGGAATGCATGCAGATGTAGTACAAAGGTTACTGGAAATGGAATCTGAAAAAATTGTTTACGTAAGCTGTAATGCGGCCACGCAAGCAAGAGATTTGGAGTTACTAAAAGAAAAATACGATGTGGTGCGCATTAAACCTGTAGATATGTTTCCGCATACACAGCATGTAGAAAATGTAGTATTGTTAAGGTTAAAGTAATAGAATTGATTGAAAGAGTGAAGGATTGAATGAGGCAATTAGGCTTTAACATTCAACAATTCACTCAATCAAAATTCAATTAGTAGTTAGGTATGGATAGAGAAGAATTATTAGGCGCAACGCCCGAGGAGAACGGAGCACCACAAAAGAAGCAGGAAAGTCCGCTGGTAAGCTTAGAAAAAGACCTGGAGTTTTATGCTGATGCGATTAAAGAAGTAGCAATAGAAATTATGGTTGAAGGGATTTCGGCCCACCCTATTTTTATTGCGCACCAACACGAGGTTAACATTGGCGAACTTATCTTAAACAAAGAAGAACTTAATACTGATTGGACCATACAAGCTTCTACCCTGGAAGAATTTGTTGAAAAAGGAATTATTAGTAAAGAGAAAAAAGAGCCGTTTTTAAAAGTGTATAAAAAACCAGAGGATTTTATGTGCGTATTCGTAATTGTTCCCGAAGGTGCTAATTTTATTTATTATCCGTATAAGAAAGGTAGAGGATAAGGAAGACTAATGTTTTAATTGCTCACTTTGTTGAATAGTAAATTTTTTACCCTGACATGATTTAGTGTAAAACCTGTAATTTTATCTTTTGCGTATTTAAATGTAATGTCAGTCGTTCCTGCTTCCCAGATTCTAAACTTGTTTTTTTGGAGCAATACCAGGTTTAATCTGCCATTTGGCATAACCAATTGAAAATCGTCATCCTTTTGAAGGATTTTGTAATATGAGTTAATTTCATTGTTATAGAAACTCATTTCACTGTCCTTAAATGGGCTTGTTTCGGTAATTTTTATTCTTATTGCTACAGTCGTTTTTCCGTCCTGTATAATCTCTAATTTATTCATCTTTCCACCTACAGCTACCTTAAATTGAAATGTAATATTAATAGTATTATCAATATAATATAGCGAATCATTTAAGGGGATGATTGGATAATTAATTTCATTCCACCCTTGTAAAATCGTCAATTTACTGCTGTTGCCAGATACATAGAAAATCATATTGCTGTCATTTTCAAGTTTATAATAGCCTGTATAGGTTAATGCATCTGGGTTTATTTTCTTTGAATATGGTGTTTCAGTATTATTTTTATCTATATCTTCCAACTGATCATTTCCCGGATAGATTTCCTCAAAAATTTTATCTGAAATATCATCGGGGCCGAAATTGTTTTCAGGACTAATAGTATCATTGTTAGTGAAAACAACAATGCCTAAATCTTCATTTGGAAAGTAACGCATAGAAGAGTGATATCCGGATAAATCTCCGCCATGAGATATTAATTTTTTATTTTTATTTGTTGTTACAAACAGTCCGCCAGCGTAAACAGTAGATTTACCATCATTGGTTTTACCGATCTTAAGCATGTTTTTCCAAACGCTATCTCCAAGAATGGTGTGCCTTTTCATTTCTGTAAACCACTTATCCCAGTCGCTAATTTTACTATAAACATTTCCCTGGCCAAGGGTTTTTGTATGAAGTATATTTTCGGCAAATTTTTTATTCTCTAATACATAGCCATTCGCTTTATCAAGAACTTGATGCGTTCTCGAAAAAGTAGTGTTATTCATCTTTAATGGCTTGAAAATGTACTTGTCGGCATATTTAACTAAATCCATGCCTGATACTTTTTTAATAATTAAAGAAAGTAAAAAATAACCCGAATTACTGTAGCTAAACTGATCGCCTGGAGTAAAGTTTAATGAATGCTGACTGGCTATTATTTGATAAGCATTCTCGTCATCAATTAAAGTGTTTTCATCAAAATTTACCAACCAGATTAATGTATCGTAATCTCTTAAGCCACTTTGATGATGTATTAAGTGGTCTATTGAAATGCTATCAGCATATTTTGGCAAATCTTTAAAATATTTTGAAATTTTGTCGCTGGTTTTTAGTTTGCCTTGAGCCTGAAGAAGATAAATGCAGGCCGCAGTAAATTTTTTACCATCAGAAGCAATATTAAAAGATGTTTCAACTGTGTTATTTCTATTGATTTTTAAATCTGCCAAGCCAAAACCTTTCTTGTAGATAAACTGACCATTTTTTACAACCCCGACTGCAAAACCAGGTTCGTTGGGTTTTACGATACCAGACAATACACGGTCAATTCTTTTTGATAATGGGGTTTGCCCATAACCCAGGGTGCTTAATAAGAGAGTGATAAAGAGAATAATTGAGATTTTGCTTTTCATACGGTAAATGTATGATTATTGACGATGAGGAATATGAAAGGTTGCATGCATAATAAAAAAACGCCACTTTGCATCCACAAAGCAGCGCATTATTATTAACTAAACTAAACTTTTAATTTACGTGGTGCACATCTCCACTTTTTGAGCTTGATGTTTTCTTGAGTGAAGCATTTCCTTTATAACTTATATCACCACCACCACTGGCACTGGCCTCTAAGCCTTTATTTACATAAAGATTTACGTCAGAACCACCAGAAGCCTGAACTTTTGCATAATCTGTAATTAATTCATAAGCGTCGATATCACTGCCACCACTAGATTGAATGGTCATATTTTCTGCTTTACCTTTTAAATCGATATCACTACCACCACTTGATTGAACAGATAGATCGCTGCATACAACCGTTAATTTTAAGTCTGACCCACCAGATGAGCGAATAGCAAGTTTATCGGTTTTGATCTGATTTTGTGTAAAAACATCCGACCCTCCAGATGCTGCAATTGCATTTAGGCTTTTGAAACTTACATAAGCTTTAATGGTACGGTTTTTAAACATACCGCTCCATTGGATGCCGTCTTTAAATTTTATGGTAACATTACTGCCACTTTGCTCAACAATAATATCTTTTAATGTTTCCGAATCTGATTTTATGCTCACACTTTCACTGCCACCTTGGGTTAGGTATAAGTCAATTCCACTGCTCACGCCGATACTATTGAAATTTTTAACCGTGAAGCTTTTAGTTTCCTGTGCCTTAGCTATATAGCTGGTTATGGTGATCAAGAAAATGGCAGATGATTTGATAATGATTTTCATAGTCGTTTTTTGTTAAATGATTCTGAAGCTATCATTACGCGATATTGTGCAACAAGAGCTTCGATGTTGTGTTTTGGTTATAAGTATTAGACGCATCTCTGATGAAAACGTTGCAAACAATCGAAATTATTTTTCAAATAGTTTGAATTTCATCCTTAAAATCGTTCTTTTTGTATTCAATCCTTTTATACAATGGCATCGCAATTACTTATTCTTAACAAGAAACAGATTCAGCAGAAAATAGACCGTATCGCTTATCAGATTTTGGAAGATAACCTGAATGAGAAAGAAATTGTATTGGCGGGTATCTGGGACCGCGGCTACAAATTGGCATTAAGATTAGAAAAGGTATTAAAGAAAATTTCTGGCTTTAAATTAACCTTGCTGCGCATTGATCTGCAAAAGGAGAGTAGCAAATTGGTTGCTTCAACCGATCTCGATGAAAGCCATTGGAAAAATAAAGTGATCATTATCGTTGATGATGTACTGAACAGTGGTAAAACTTTGGCCTATGGGCTAGGTGTCTTCCTAAATACCCCACATAAAAAAATCCGCACTGTGGTACTGGTAGACCGTAGCCACAAAATTTTTCCCATCGCAACCGATTTTGTTGGTCTTGAGCTGGCAACTATCTTAAAAGAACATGTAGATGTGGTGATGGATGTGGAAGGCGAAGAAGATCGGGTTTATTTGAGCTAGGAAGGTGTAAGATGGAAGAGGTAGGATGGGTGTGGGACGTAATAGCTATCGTCTTCGTCTGTAATGAGGATGCAAGAGAACAGCGATTTCATCGCTGATTAAAAGTTGTTTTAGAATTTATTGCACCACATTACAAATGTGAATCTCGCCGATCCTCGTTTTTAATGATTACTATAGCTACGAAAATTTGCAATTCAGCTCAATTTTTTGCAATTTCCCGACATGTATCAGCCCAGAAAAAATAATTTGATTTTCAGCTTTTTTTCCTGGTACATCCAATTTATCATCAAAAAAGATTTTGCATCATTTCAGTATGATCAAATGGAGGTTAAACCAGAAGCTTCTATATTGGTTTTGGCCAATCATTTCAGCTGGTGGGATGGCTTTTTCCTTTTTTATATCAACAAAAAAGTATTTAAAAAGCAATTTCATGTTTTAGTAAATGCCGAAAATTATAATAAAGTGGGTTTTCTAAGGTATCTTGGTGCTTTTGCTGCCGAAAATAAAGGTAAAGATGTTTTAGAAACGCTTAATTATGCAGGCAAACTGTTAGACAATCCTCAAAATCTGGTACTTGTATTTCCGCAGGGCAAATTGTATTCAAACCATTTAAAGGGCATCAGTTTTGAAAAAGGGGTGATGCAGATGATCAATGCCAGTCAGAAAAAGATCAGTATTTTTTTTGCAGCTACCTTTATTGATTATTTTTCAAAAAGAAAGCCCTCCGCCTATACCTATCTGCAGCATTGGGAAAATGAGGAGTACGTGAGTTTACAATTACTAAAAAGCGCCTACAATAAACATTACGATCAATCGGTTGTTAAACAAACTCAGCTAATTGAATGACAATTTTTATTTACGCCGTTTTAATTTTTCTGGTGATCCGGTTTTCGGTTACTGTTTTCAATTTCCTCTCTAACCCGAAATTGCCGAGAGTGGTTAAACACCATCATGATAAGGTTTCGATCTTAATACCTGCGAGAAATGAAGCAGGTAATATATTAGAATTACTTGTTTCAATAAAAAATCAGGATTATATCAATTATGAGGTTATTGTTTTAGATGATAACAGCAGTGATAATACTTTCGGTATAGTGGAGAAATTTTGCCTTTCAAATCCACAATTCAAAGTGTTAAGCGGTAAAGCGCTACCTCAAAACTGGCTTGGGAAAAACTATGCCTGTCATCAGCTAAGCGAATTGGCTACCGGGAAATATCTTTTGTTTATTGATGCAGATGAATCCATAAAAAGAGGATTGATCAACAGTTTAATTGCCCGAATGGAAATTGGAAACCTGGCCTTACTGAGCGTTTTTACGAACCAAACTATAAAATCGATAGGTGAGTGGTTAACGGTGCCCTTAATGCATTTTATCTTGTTAAATTTATTGCCTTTGCGTTTGGTTAAGCTCTCTAAAAATCCGGCATTTGCAGCAGCAAGCGGGCAGTGTATGTTTTTTAATGCCAATAATTACAAAGAAAACCATTGGCATGAGCGGGTTAAACACCAGGTTGTAGAAGATGTAGAGATTATGAAGTTGGTGAAACAAGAAAAATTTAATACTGAAGCGCTTTTAGCCAACGGACTGATTTATTGCAGGATGTATAAGAATTTAGGCGAAAGTTTAAATGGTTTCAGTAAAAATTTACTGGCAGGTTTTGGGAATAACATGATAATATTATTACTTTACCAGCTTTTGGTAACTATAGGGCCGGTAATTTTAATCTTAAACTTTAATGTTGCTTTACTTGTATTACCATTAACCTTAATAGTGTTAAGTAGAATAATGATCTCTTATTTATCGGGCCAGCATGTTTTGATAAATCTGATTTTACATCCCTTACAGATGTTGTTCTTCTTCATTATATCATTCATTTCTATAAAGAAACATATTTTTAAAACGAGTACATGGAAGGGCAGAACGATCAAAACGATTTAAAAATTAAAAGGATTGCAGTTGCAATAATTGTCGTTTTTCATTTGGTGGGCTTGTTTGGCTTCTTAATTCCAGCTGCCCAGCCTTATTTTATCAAACTGGTTCCCTTTCATTTATTGCTGATGTTTGCCGTAATTGTTTTTTCGTACAATGCGGATATGAAACGATTATTGTTGCTGATTTCGGGTGTGTTTCTCTGTGGCTTTTTAGTCGAGGTATTGGGTGTACACACCGGAAAGATATTTGGCAGCTATTATTACGGTGATACATTGGGATACAAAGTTGCTGCGGTTCCATTATTAATGGGTATAAATTGGGTAATCCTTATTTTCAGCATTGGACAAATGATGAAAAGTATGAAAATCAGGCATAGTATTTTGGCTTCGGTGTTTGGTGCGCTTATATTGGTTGGTTTTGATTTCTTTCTTGAACCTGTGGCCATGAAATTTAACTACTGGCAATGGGACTGGCATGAAATTCCGGTTCAAAATTACGTGGCCTGGTTTATCGTTTCGGTAATCTTATTGAAGTTTTATTATGCTTTAGGCTTAAAACAACAGAAATATATCGGTATAGCTATGTTTGCCTCGCAGTTAATCTTTTTTGTTGTTTTATACATGACAACAGGAACAAATATTTTTGCTTAATTTTGTATGACAATGGGTTACAACTTACAGGTTAACATCGATAAATCATCAGGCTTTTGCTTTGGCGTAGTGTATGCGATAGAAATGGCCGAAGATATTTTGGATAACGAAGGTTATTTATACTGCCTTGGCGATATCGTTCATAATGATGAGGAAGTGGAGCGTTTAACCAACCGTGGATTAAAAATCATCGATCACGAAGTTTTAAAAAACTTAAGGGATGAAAAGGTTCTGATCAGGGCGCATGGTGAGGCGCCTTCAACTTATCAATTGGCTTTAGAAAATAACCTTACCCTGATTGATGCCTCTTGTCCGGTGGTGTTGAAATTGCAGAACAGAATTAAAAATTCCCATGATGATGATGAGCAGGTGCTTATTTTTGGGAAACACGGTCACGCCGAGGTAATTGGTCTCCAGGGTCAGACAGATGGTAAAGCCATTGTTTTTCAGGATTTAGCTGAATTAGATAACGTTGAGCTTCCTGCTAAATTTACATTATATAGCCAAACCACTAAAAGCACCGATAAATTCTACCACATTAAGGATGAATTATTGAGCCGCGGTTACGAAGTGAAAGCTAATGATACGATCTGCAGGCAAGTATCTAACCGATACGAAGAACTAGAAAATTTTGTAGGCCATTACGATAAAATCGTTTTCGTTTCGGGCAAAAAATCATCTAATGGAAAAGTGCTTTATGATGTTTGTAAAAAACACAATGACCATTCGTACTTCATTTCTAATGTAGAAGAATTAGATCAGGCCTGGTTTAACGAAAATGATAAAGTGGGCATCTGTGGAGCCACTTCTACACCGATGTGGTTAATGGAGAAAGTAAAGGCTGCATTAGAGCAGTATTAGATTGTAAGAAGATCTGACTAAGTATTAATAGATAGATTTATATAGTAGAATCGTCATCTCGACTGGAACGCAGTGGAATGGAGAGATCTGCTTTGATAGATCTCCCAGCTTCGTTGCACTTCGCTCAAGATGACGGTGATTATAGTAATATAAATTGAAAAAGATAAACCCATATACCGGAATTCTGGTTGCGTTAACCGTAGTGACCTGTTGGTTTACGTCCCTCTTTTTCTTGTTAAACTGGCATTTTAACTGGAACAATCCTTTGGTTTATCTGATGGTTTTTGTTCAGATGCATTTGTACACCGGTTTGTTTATTACCGCTCACGATGCTATGCACGGAACAATATCGCCGAACCAAAAGGCCAATAATTTTATTGGCTATCTTTCTGTTTTCCTTTACGCAGGTTTTTTCTATAACCGCTTATATGCCAAACATCATCAGCACCACAATTACGTACATACCGAAAACGATCCTGACTTTGCGCCAGATGGTTTTTGGAAATGGTACTACCGTTTCATGTTAAATTATGTTACCATTATACAATTGATCATTATGGCAGTAGCTTATAATGTTTTGAAAATCTGGATTGCTGAAAAAAACCTGTTATTGTTTTGGGTACTGCCTTCACTATTAAGCACTTTCCAGTTGTTCTATTTTGGTACATACCTGCCACATAAAGGTGAACACGATAACGAATACCATTCTACTACTTTGAAGAAAAATCATTTTGTAGCCTTTATAACCTGTTACTTTTTTGGTTACCATTTCGAGCACCATCAAAAACCAGGTATGCCCTGGTGGCAGCTATATAAAACGAAAAAATAATATCATTAGTTGTGTAGTCAGATGTTGCCATCTGACACTAAATTATGCCATTTTTTGATTCCCTAGTGATATTTTATTTATTCTAACTGTCAGATAGTAACATCTGACAGCACATCATAGTACGCCAACAACACATTAAATAGGGTTTAAAAACGCTAGAAACCTGCACAAAACCAGGTTTATAAACCTGACTGTACGAAAATCCTTTTTGTGGTATAAACGTTTAAAAATGAATTACCGACCGCAAAAAGATTGTAGGGAAGGCAGGGCTACACTTAAA
Proteins encoded in this region:
- a CDS encoding serine hydrolase gives rise to the protein MKSKISIILFITLLLSTLGYGQTPLSKRIDRVLSGIVKPNEPGFAVGVVKNGQFIYKKGFGLADLKINRNNTVETSFNIASDGKKFTAACIYLLQAQGKLKTSDKISKYFKDLPKYADSISIDHLIHHQSGLRDYDTLIWLVNFDENTLIDDENAYQIIASQHSLNFTPGDQFSYSNSGYFLLSLIIKKVSGMDLVKYADKYIFKPLKMNNTTFSRTHQVLDKANGYVLENKKFAENILHTKTLGQGNVYSKISDWDKWFTEMKRHTILGDSVWKNMLKIGKTNDGKSTVYAGGLFVTTNKNKKLISHGGDLSGYHSSMRYFPNEDLGIVVFTNNDTISPENNFGPDDISDKIFEEIYPGNDQLEDIDKNNTETPYSKKINPDALTYTGYYKLENDSNMIFYVSGNSSKLTILQGWNEINYPIIPLNDSLYYIDNTINITFQFKVAVGGKMNKLEIIQDGKTTVAIRIKITETSPFKDSEMSFYNNEINSYYKILQKDDDFQLVMPNGRLNLVLLQKNKFRIWEAGTTDITFKYAKDKITGFTLNHVRVKNLLFNKVSN
- a CDS encoding 4-hydroxy-3-methylbut-2-enyl diphosphate reductase; this encodes MGYNLQVNIDKSSGFCFGVVYAIEMAEDILDNEGYLYCLGDIVHNDEEVERLTNRGLKIIDHEVLKNLRDEKVLIRAHGEAPSTYQLALENNLTLIDASCPVVLKLQNRIKNSHDDDEQVLIFGKHGHAEVIGLQGQTDGKAIVFQDLAELDNVELPAKFTLYSQTTKSTDKFYHIKDELLSRGYEVKANDTICRQVSNRYEELENFVGHYDKIVFVSGKKSSNGKVLYDVCKKHNDHSYFISNVEELDQAWFNENDKVGICGATSTPMWLMEKVKAALEQY
- a CDS encoding 1-acyl-sn-glycerol-3-phosphate acyltransferase, which encodes MIFSFFSWYIQFIIKKDFASFQYDQMEVKPEASILVLANHFSWWDGFFLFYINKKVFKKQFHVLVNAENYNKVGFLRYLGAFAAENKGKDVLETLNYAGKLLDNPQNLVLVFPQGKLYSNHLKGISFEKGVMQMINASQKKISIFFAATFIDYFSKRKPSAYTYLQHWENEEYVSLQLLKSAYNKHYDQSVVKQTQLIE
- a CDS encoding fatty acid desaturase; the encoded protein is MKKINPYTGILVALTVVTCWFTSLFFLLNWHFNWNNPLVYLMVFVQMHLYTGLFITAHDAMHGTISPNQKANNFIGYLSVFLYAGFFYNRLYAKHHQHHNYVHTENDPDFAPDGFWKWYYRFMLNYVTIIQLIIMAVAYNVLKIWIAEKNLLLFWVLPSLLSTFQLFYFGTYLPHKGEHDNEYHSTTLKKNHFVAFITCYFFGYHFEHHQKPGMPWWQLYKTKK
- a CDS encoding glycosyltransferase family 2 protein, with product MTIFIYAVLIFLVIRFSVTVFNFLSNPKLPRVVKHHHDKVSILIPARNEAGNILELLVSIKNQDYINYEVIVLDDNSSDNTFGIVEKFCLSNPQFKVLSGKALPQNWLGKNYACHQLSELATGKYLLFIDADESIKRGLINSLIARMEIGNLALLSVFTNQTIKSIGEWLTVPLMHFILLNLLPLRLVKLSKNPAFAAASGQCMFFNANNYKENHWHERVKHQVVEDVEIMKLVKQEKFNTEALLANGLIYCRMYKNLGESLNGFSKNLLAGFGNNMIILLLYQLLVTIGPVILILNFNVALLVLPLTLIVLSRIMISYLSGQHVLINLILHPLQMLFFFIISFISIKKHIFKTSTWKGRTIKTI
- a CDS encoding head GIN domain-containing protein; this translates as MKIIIKSSAIFLITITSYIAKAQETKSFTVKNFNSIGVSSGIDLYLTQGGSESVSIKSDSETLKDIIVEQSGSNVTIKFKDGIQWSGMFKNRTIKAYVSFKSLNAIAASGGSDVFTQNQIKTDKLAIRSSGGSDLKLTVVCSDLSVQSSGGSDIDLKGKAENMTIQSSGGSDIDAYELITDYAKVQASGGSDVNLYVNKGLEASASGGGDISYKGNASLKKTSSSKSGDVHHVN
- a CDS encoding phosphoribosyltransferase family protein, encoding MASQLLILNKKQIQQKIDRIAYQILEDNLNEKEIVLAGIWDRGYKLALRLEKVLKKISGFKLTLLRIDLQKESSKLVASTDLDESHWKNKVIIIVDDVLNSGKTLAYGLGVFLNTPHKKIRTVVLVDRSHKIFPIATDFVGLELATILKEHVDVVMDVEGEEDRVYLS
- a CDS encoding carotenoid biosynthesis protein, encoding MEGQNDQNDLKIKRIAVAIIVVFHLVGLFGFLIPAAQPYFIKLVPFHLLLMFAVIVFSYNADMKRLLLLISGVFLCGFLVEVLGVHTGKIFGSYYYGDTLGYKVAAVPLLMGINWVILIFSIGQMMKSMKIRHSILASVFGALILVGFDFFLEPVAMKFNYWQWDWHEIPVQNYVAWFIVSVILLKFYYALGLKQQKYIGIAMFASQLIFFVVLYMTTGTNIFA